The Betta splendens chromosome 2, fBetSpl5.4, whole genome shotgun sequence nucleotide sequence aatactgtataagTGATTCACAGTAgccctggcacagtctggtgaACGTGTACGGTTTGCCATTAAACTGAAAGATGAACCAGAACATGGCTGGATGAACCGGAACGCTGAAAAATACATTGGCCATTGGAACTTGAGACAAAATCGTGTATGGATTCGGGACGTTTGGTGCTGGCGGTTGAACTGTGGCGTTTACTGCCTGAAGGTCCTGGATAAACCTCCATTCCGTCGGCTGTCCTTTATCCTGGATTTTCTTTACTGGAAAAAGCGGCGTGCGGACGGATGAGTTCTCACAGGCGACAATGACACCTGCTGCAAGAAGAGAGTTAAAAACAGGAGCGATGCCTTCAACTGCCTCTGGTTTCAGCAGATACTGTGGTTTGCATGGGCGATAGTCAGACTTCGGTGTGATGACCACAGGTTCACAGTCTGTTATTACCACAACATCATACTTATGTGCTGCCCATTAAGCAGAAGGCACTTGTTGGAGCTCAGGATGTTGCTGCAGTAAAtctgtggaaagaaaaagagtCGCAGGCGCAGGGATGACGTCATCTATCAACCAGCAAATGTGTCAGTAGGGTTAGTTGCGAGAAAGCGTTCTTCCTTgtgttgtgcgtgcgtgtcgtgCTGGTCTCTATCATAAAGTGTGTTTATAAGCAAAAAGCGGTTCTTCATTGCagagcatgtctgtgtgtgcgttacctccctcctcagtgctCGGCGTCGGTGCTTCAGCGTCACTCTCCTCCCGCTCCAGTCATTCAGCCTGCTCAGCACGTGGAACCCtttggttgttgttggtcaGATGGTTTGAAGTTATGGGAATAGTGTCCAGGCTTTTCACAGCCAAAGCAAGTCACTGGTTCCCACTGGCCTTCAGCTTTCCCTCCGCCCCGGTTggactctcgctctctcttttcctttcttctgtGCTCCAGTGATCGCTTGCATCACGGTCAGGGAAGCCATGTGCAGCTCCTTCTGTGCTTTTTGGCCTTTGAtgtcctttttctgctgcagcatgaGCTGAGCGTGTCTtgcgtgtctgtgcagctctgccagcaGACAGAGGTCTCCACACCCAACGTAGGTGCGTTGAACCTCAGTGGTGATGTCTTTCTGCAGACCACTGAGAATGTGGTTATATAACAGATTTCCCAGGGGCTGGAGGTGTCTCCGGAGTTAGCTGGTTGCTGCAGGTCGCTGTGGATGTTGTACAGGGTGATGAGGCGGTGAATGAACTCATCCACTGGTTCATCTTCCAGCTGTTTGCAGGTTGTGACTGCTGTCACGTCCGTTCTGTGTAAAGCTTCAGTTATGGCAGCTGCCAGTGCAGTCAACATGGTGGTATTGATTGTCTGCGTGGGCAGAGTCTGTGTTGGAGAGTCGTGCAGACGGCTCAGGCAGGTTGTCGTGTAAACGGTGTACGTCTGCGGTCTTCATTTTTCTGGCAAGCAGACGCTCATCTCGCGATCTGGAGcgatctcagctccagtgggtctgtactcaCGGCAGAAACGTATGAGTTCATCTCCAAAGTCTTTTCCTGAAATCATAGGATCGGGCAGGTTTTCTGCAGCGTCTCTGACATCGCTTGCTGTCCATGGGCGGTGAACAAGGATCGGACCCTGTGGTCCCGCTACTTCGACCATGAGGCACATGAGCGAGGTCTCCCCCTCATCTGGTTCTCTCTCGTCAATCAACTCCATCGGTGGTAGCGACGATTTTGGACTTAGTTTGTCCTAAACCACAAAGTCGACCTTAAGTGCAGAGCAGTGTCCACAACCACACTACAAACCTCAGTACGTGCTTCAACTTGGTAAAATCCTGGTTTCATGCAGCACCTGGTTACAACTTCAGCCACAGGAAGTGACTGAACCTCAGTGAACACAAATAGGCTCATGAACAGAACTGAGAGTGAGGGCAGCTACAATCCTGCCCCATGAACGAAACTTCTCCCTTATTAGAActaatgtaaaaataatgatttgacGCCAGAAAGCAGAAAATCAACAGTTGCACACGTGAATCAGAGCCTAAATCCACTTTGGGGTAAACGACCGCTGCTCAcactgtcagacttgggcaggcgtcggacccacatgcacagcacagaggcgcgatgatggttaaacacaggtttattttgcaaggcagggtcagacggtccaggtcatacacaaaggcTCAGTAATGAagtacaaaggggagcaggcaatctctagtccAGTAATCAGGCAAGATTCGGTACACAGGAGGTCTcggtgaaggtacaggcaaggatgaagcaaactcacggtcagatggtCAGTCACGGTTCTTTCACAGACTACGGTAcagacgaggttcaggcaggatacaaTGGTCAAGGcaatcagggtcaaaacacaagAGGCTATACATGAATCGCTGGAAAGAAGTTCGGGACTTaagaaactcgacaatctgacGGCTTGAGTCTGTGCGAGGTGGATGCTATATACTTGTAGGTGATTacttaattactgacaggtgtggatactgggaaccggtaagtgacagctgactgaaacaggaagttaacaaaataaaacaggacgtggcgtgacaacaagacatggcgtgaaacatgacacacacagcaaaaacagacaaGACCGTGTTAATGTTCAGCCAGACTGAACTAAAGCTGGTGAAGACTAAGGGTAAAATTCCTCCAATGCATCATAAACCACACACAGTGATTTACATAATGTAACAACCAACATTAAACTAACTAAATACACATGATCCTAATGAAGCTGAACCTGTGCAGCTCTGTCTCAGTACCTCAGACTATAGTTGATGGACTAAACCACAAACCAAAGTCACTGTTCACTGCTTCTGTATGCAGAGATATTCACAGTTCAGATGAAATGCTGATGACATCATGCACAGACTCATTAACATGTTCTAAAGGTAAAGTAATCAAACAGTAATAGTTGAAGTTAGCTTCTTAATGTAACTGTCCTTGTTTGTGGCTCTAACCACCACCAAGGACAAAAGGAAGTGGATTATGTAATCAGCTCAAAGCAGAAGCTCCACATTAAAACTGAGCAGTAAGGGAAAAATAATGAGGGAAGAACTGTTGTCATAGtaacctgtactgtacatacacaacTTTATAGATCTTCAGACTTTTAATTTCACATCCAGACAATAAGTAAATCAGATTGTCTGTTGCTGCTCCACTGAGATCCTCCAGCTGTGAGACACCAGATTTTACAGTAAACTTACTGCTCACAGTAAAAATGAAACTAAATCAATGATTGTTACATTAAAGCTGCAGAATCACTTCTGTGAAGCTCAACGTTGTGCATTAATTAGCttgtttatgtttgttattgtttatAAATTACTCTgcaaaacatttagttttattttaaaaaaattaaaggaaaacaacaacatggacTCAGAGAGctaaagtttttatttaactACTTTACTAAGTTCTACTGATGAATCACATCTGCAGAATAAGTGGTCGCACTAAGCTACATGGCTGCATCGGTGCTAAAAGATGTTCCAGGTTTGACCTGAAAATAAACAGGTTcatcagtggctgcagcagaaggttTTCCTGTCAACAGAGAAGTGATTCAGTTGGTTTGTTATAATGTGATAATGACGCATGATCATATACTGAACGACTGTAACTGGAtttaattcatgtttctttgaataacataaattaataaaaagtaCAGTAGGTAAAGGTAAACCTGTGTATTAATTACAATAACTacaacaataattaaaaacagctgaacaTGAATGACTCAGTGTTGGGGTGGATGCAGGCtgtactgacctttgaccctctttctcttgtccttgtgtttgacctggacgtAGAGCAGAGAATCGTctgaaacaaaagaaacatCTTGCctcaataaatacaaaaacatgtaaCTTTATTGTCAAAGACAGATGTAGATGTGAGAACATATAAGTATTATTGGTCATGGGTTTATAAATATTAACACCTAAATTAAGACCTGGTGCTAATGTAATAGTTTACTGCATCACATGATGACACATTCCAGCAGCTTGAAGCTCGGCTCTACCTGCAGGTCGTATCTTCAATACTCACTGTTCTGTTCAAAGGATTTCAGTTCAATGACAGAATATGTGacatctgaaacatctgaaacatacagtacatgatttattattaatcaCATGGAGTTTAGCTTTGACTTTAGCTTCCATGAATCAGAGTAAAAGCCATATAATGTTGATGTTACTGTACcttttccagtgttttcagagTCATTCACAGATTCATAGATACGAGCCTCAgctacaaaaaaacaacacagtagGATCAACTACTTAATGCATTAACACATTTGTAAACTAAGCTTCCTAAGCTAACAGTGGCTTAGGAACCAAACTGTGGAACAATATTTATACTAGATAGAATAATAGATTCCTCCTATAGAAAAGTTTGTGTAATTAAAACTGATAAACTTCACATGGCTTCTATTTAGTCAAATGGCTAAAGAGCAAATTCCTTTAAAGAACAGGttccagcatcatcatcagtctaAATGATAAGAACAGTCATTACGTTGGTTTTGATTCTGGCTGACACTGGGAGTGGTGTTGGAGGTCCATACTGTTCCTGACTGAGTTGGCCTGAAGAGAAATACACAGTTAATACAGAGGTTTAGAGGCCTGCTGGTAAATTAGGATGAGGAGACAGTGACCTGACCTGATGTAACATGAACCtgtaagtaaaacaaaaaaaagattacACTGTTGTTAACTCAAACCCTGCTACAGTTATTCCAGTAAGAAAAGAAGATCATCTCACCCTTGGACCGTCTGAAACGACATgaaaggagcagaagaagaagaagcagaccgACTCCACAAACCAGTCCAACAACCAACATCACAGGAACGTTTACATTGCTTGACTTCGAAGctttgatgaataataaatattgaataaatgCACAAGTATATGAAATATGTCCAAAGAATAAACCCATGTAGTGTAACATACATTGTGCAATGTATGATTATAGTATATTCTTCCTTAGACAGAAACTGATTAAACAAATATCCAAGCGTGTTATTTCAGCCTCACCGTTCACTGCCATCCAGCTCTGTGGAGACtctgcacagcgatgagacgatagACAAGGAGATGCGGCCAGACTGATATTCAATccaaaaactcaggtcacaacggtccggggtcatacacaggtaacagtagataatccagacagacgtggcaggcagggataaggcaggctcagagtcaatgaactggaacaacggtaacatacaaacaacgatctggccgagaactgaggacaaaggtggtggttaagtacaaagtgaactaatagcagatgaagtgcaggtgtggataatgcgggccggtactaacagggaacagctgtgatgtgacgtagccgGAAGTCCTTTTAACATAAAGGCGGCTCTAAAACCGggacgtgacaactgaacaggaagtattacaaaataaaacaggaaataacgagaaacaaaacccagatcgtgacacagagatgttcagctctactctgctgtcgttttggatcagttgctcattgtgatagaaaaacacactggaagctttttgtcctgtcttcaacttacagctcagactcacagagAGTCCCTCAGTCACAGGACGGACAGGACTCATCAGGATCAAACCTGCATCTGGACGACAGTCACAGGAAGATTCAGTAGAGCAGAAGAAGACAACTATTATCAGATATAATATTAAACCACATAATACAGTAAGATGttacaaatgctttaaatgaacGAAAACAGTCAAACTCAACATGAACAGTGATGTTGACTGAGTTACTGAAGTGTCCTGATCCAGACTCACACCAGaacactgcagaaccagactgtgatgtgttgatgtcacatctggatccagatgttgtccagttggagcaggatgacaggaagcctccttcaggaaacctcctgactctccactcagtagagtttccctcacagctcagtgacacagagtcacgggtgaagtgttgaactgtgtcaggactcactgtgagagacgctgacggatcaacatctgaacaacaacacatttaataacACATAGAACAATCAACAGTGGAACTTTAAGGAACAAATCCACACGGTTCCTTTCAGCAAACATTGGTAGAGAGAGAAGCAAGAgtccaaacaaactgacctccagACCAGAcgaatgctgctttgctgtagtcagtgtaatacactggttctcctcttgcagctctacacacatatcctgctgtgtgtgtgtccatcaagcatgtaggagccctgttcagtcccatgCTCACTAACAGGTAGCAGCTCATATCTGTAGGAGCTGTGTGAGCCATCAGGAACAGTCTGGTACCAgtagaacctccatcctgcagatggaggctcaacctcacagctcagagctaCTGAGGCTCCAGGACTCAGCCAAGATGGAGACGCTGTGAGGACACACTGGGCTTTATCTGATGGAGAAAGACGTTCTGAGTGAAAACACTGTGATTGTGATGTTGTTGGATTCATGTTGCTCATTATCCTAATGTTGggtcttattttatttattatttttattatatttaatactattattttatattttatactcctccctgaaccgccgcctctcctccctgaaccgccgctttaccgtggtggaggagtttgtgtgcccgaatgaccccgggtgctatgttgtcgggggctaaatgcccctggtagggtctcccaaggcaaacaggtcctgggcgacgggccagactaagagcggttcacaacccccctatgaaaggcaaaccaccaaggccagagacgtcgcccggtatggcgcaaccgaggccccaccctggagccaggcccggggttggggctcgtatgcgagcgcctggtggccgggcctattcccacggggcgacgtggggccgtcctcaagtggacccaccatccgcaggaggaaccttagggggccggtgcagagtggattaggcagcagtcgaaggcgggagcctaggcgacccaatccctggaaaaccaatctggctattgggacatggaatgtcacgtcactggggggaaaggagcctgagcttgtgcaggaggtcaagCAGAACGgtctagaaatagtcgggctcacctccacacacagcctgggctctggaacccaactccttgagaggggctggacccttttctactctggagttgcctgcggtgagaggcggcgggctggtgtgggcttgctcatagctccccagcttagtcgccatgtgttggagttttccccggtggacgagagggtctcttccctgcgccttcgggtgggggataggtcactcaccgtcatatgtgcttacgggccaaatggcagtgtggagtacccggccttcttggggtccctggagggagtgttggaaaacgctccaactggggaccccatcgttcttctgggagatttcaatgcccacgtaggtaacgacagtgatacctggagaggcgtgattgggaggaacggcctccctgatctgaacccgaatggtgttatgttattggacttctgtgctaggcacagtttggccataacaaacaccatgttcgaacataagggtctccatcggtgcacatggcaccaggacaccctaggccggaggtcgatgatagactttgtagtcgtttcacctgaccttcggccatatgttttggacactcgggtgaagagaggggctgagctgtcaactgatcaccacctggtggtgagtaggatccgctggcagagaaggaggctggaacgacttggcaggcccaaacgtattgtgagggtttgttgggaacgcctggctgaaccctctgtcagacggacctttaactcacacctccgggagagcttcgaccagattccgagggaggcaggagacatagagtccgagtggaccatgtctccatcgtcaacgcggcagttcggagctgtggacgcagggtctccggtgcctgtcgtggtggtaatccccgaacccggtggtggacaccggaggtaagggacgccatcaagctgaagaaggagtcctaccaggtatggttgacctgtggaactcctgaggcagctgatgggtaccggcaggccaagtgtgctgcagcccttgccgttgcggaggcaaaaactcgggcttgggaggagttcggggaggccatggaggaggactatcgctcggcctcaaagagattctggcaaactgtttagcgcctcaggagggggaagcagttctttaccaactctgttttcagtggaggtggggagctgttgacctcaactggggatgttatcggacagTGGAAgaagtactttgaggatctcctcaaccgctccgacatgccttctgctgaggaagcagaggcaggggactcagaggcggactcgcccatcacccaggctgaggtcaccgaggtagttagtaagctcctcggtggcagagcaacgggggtggatgagatccgtcctgagtacctcaagtctctggatgttgtggggctgtcttgggtgacacgcctctgcaacatcgcgtggaggagggggacagttcctctggactggacaaccggggtggttgtccctctttacaaaaagggggacaggagagtgtgttccaactatagggggatcacacttcttagcctccctgggaaagtctatgccagggtactggagaggagaattcggccgatagtcgaacctcggatacaggaggaacaatgtggttttcggcctggccgtggaacgctggaccagctttataccctcagcagagtgcttgagggtttgtgggagtttgcccaaccagtctacatgtgctttgtggatctggagaaggcattcgaccgcgtccctcgtgacatcctgtgaggggtgctccgggagtatggagacCAGGGcactttgctaagggctgttccgtctctgtacaaccggggcaggagcttggttcgcattgccagcaataagtcagacctgttcccggtgtatgttggacttcggcagggctgccctttgtcaccggttctgttcattatttttatggacagaatttctaggcgcagccaggggccggagggggtctggtttggggaccacaggatagcatctctgctttttgcagatgatgttgtcctgttggcttcatcaggccaggacctccagcgtgcgctggtgtgGTTTGCAgcgtgtgaagcggctgggatgagaatcagttcctccaaatctgaggccatggttctcgaccggaaaaaggtggtttgctccctccaggttggagaagagttccttcCCCAAAgagaggagtttaagtatcttggggtcttgttcacgagtgagggaaggaaggagcatgagtttgacagacggatcggtgcggcggctgcagtaatgcggttggTGTAttggtccgtcgtggtgaagagggagttgagccgaaaggcaaagctctcaatttaccggtcaatctacgttcctaccctcacctatggtcatgagctttgggtcatgaccgaaagggcaaggtcacggatacaagcgactgaaatgagcttcctccgcagggtggctgggcgctcccttagagatagggtgaggagctctgtcacccgggaggagctcggagtagagtcgcttctcctccacatcaagaggagccagttgaggctCGAGCATCTGGTtcggacgcctccctggggaacTGTTGCGCACATGTCCCACCGGTaagaggccccgaggaagacccaggacacgctggagagactacgtccctcggctggcctgggaacgccttggggttcCACCaggagagctggaggaagtgtcaggggagagggaagtctggaactctgctcagactgctgcccccacgacccggccccggataaagcagtagaaaatggatggatggatggacggacggacggacggacggatgaaaACTCAACTTACATGTTACTGTCagtgtgatgacatcactcCACTGTGTGAACTCATGGTTTCTTCTGCCTATGCAGTAGTAGTCTCCACTGTGAGACACATCAGCTCTGCTGATCATCAACACTTTACCATTTTTATCAGCAGGTTGGTTTGAGCTGTGTGTGCTCCATTCATACTCCCACTGAGCGTCTCCACCTCCATGGATCTCACATGTGAGAGTGATGCTCTCACCACTGAACGTCTGAGTCCAGCTGGGTTGTTTGGTCACAGAGACTCTATAGGAAActgttgatgacaaacacacagtaagaacAACTAGAGTAAGAGAAGCTTTTAGTTTGATTAGTTTGTTTGTATGTTGACATCtctttttatttcaacaaaaaacCTAATATGTGTTGGGTCTTAGCTTCGCTTCATGTTTATAAGTTAAATACaggtcttctgttgttttttcaatTGTTGTTGCTGCGTATCACTAATAAATCCTGTCAATCTGTAGAAACGTGTGAAGCGATTAAGCAGAAGTAAGAGGAAATAAagtagttcctgctgcagccagacacagtcagaaccattACTTTACACGgagctacagtaacatctaATGTGAACGCTGCACAGGAGACTGACTCTGTGAAGACAAGCGTCTAAAAGAAActggacagaaaaacaactaaaTGATTGGTAAACAAGAAAAGGACACATTTGCACAATATGA carries:
- the LOC129603029 gene encoding uncharacterized protein LOC129603029, giving the protein MAHTAPTDMSCYLLVSMGLNRAPTCLMDTHTAGYVCRAARGEPVYYTDYSKAAFVWSGDVDPSASLTVSPDTVQHFTRDSVSLSCEGNSTEWRVRRFPEGGFLSSCSNWTTSGSRCDINTSQSGSAVFWCESGSGHFSNSVNITVHVEFDYAGLILMSPVRPVTEGLSVSLSCKLKTGQKASSVFFYHNEQLIQNDSRVELNIVTSRF